From the genome of Rhinoderma darwinii isolate aRhiDar2 chromosome 1, aRhiDar2.hap1, whole genome shotgun sequence:
TGATGACCCCTTAGCATGgttttagtaataaaaaaaacaaacacttcccAAATTTGGAACATGAAATGGCTCCTCTGCTGTGTGAATCCTCTGAtgtgtaacaagacttgatttatctatgAAGCACTTCCCACGTTCTGAGCATCAatgtggcttctctcctgtgtgacttctctgatgatcCCGAAGTTTAGCATTAGTAATAAAACATatctcacattctgaacatgaatatggcttctctcctgtgtgaattctctcatgtcgaACAACatttgatttatttgtaaaacatttcccacattctaaacatgaatACGGTTTTACTCTTGTGTGGATTCTCTCATGTgcaacaagatttgatttatttgtaaaacatttcccacattctgaacatgaatatggtttttcccctgtgtgaattctctgatgtgcAACTAGATCggatttatttataaaatatttcccacattctgaacatgaatccgtctcccctgtgtgaatcctctcatgtttaacaagatttaatttatttataaaacttttcccacattctgaacatgaatatggcttctctcctgtgtgaattctctcatgtctaacaagatgcgatttatttgtaaaacatttcccacattctgaacatgaatacggtttctctcctgtgtgaattctctcatgtgcaaCTAGATctgatttatttataaaatatttcccacattctgaacatgaattcaacttctcccctgtgtgaattctctgatgtttaacaagatttgatttatgtataaaacatttaccacatagtgaacatgaatacggcttctctcctgtgtgagttctcCCATGTGTAACAAGACGTGACTTATGTATAAAACTTTTCCCACAATCTGTAcacgaatatggcttctcccctgtatgAATTGTCTCATGTATaagaagacttgatttatctgtaaagcaCTTCCCGCATTCTGAACAGGAGTATGGCTTTTCCCCATTGTGTCTtctctgatgtttaacaagactGGATTTTTGCGTAAAACATTTACCACATAgtaaacatgaatacggcttctctcctgtgtgacttctctcatgtgtaacaagacgtGACTTatgtataaaacatttcccacattttgaacataaatatggtttctctcctttGTGAATCCTCTGATGTCTAACTAAACTTGATTGACCTATAAagcacttcccacattctgaacaggagtacagtttctcccctgtgtgaattcttctgtGCGTAAAATAACCTGGGGTTTTTGTAAACTGCTcaccacattgaaaccttttaccccctttctgagctgtacttgtggtaacaatatgtgattggtcaggagaaTGTTCCTCATGATTAGTGGAATTATATGCtagatctgtactgtgaagtcctggatgtacattaatGGTAGTGATCTTTCCTCCTGAGGACTGCTgcatgatatcttcatcttctactttacaATTTAGTGATGACATGAAGTTTTCCTCAGAGTTCTCACTGCGATTTTCtgttggattaaaatggattttgtgcttattttttattatttaaaaccaCAATGTTGACATTTATAACATgaaacacacatgcagttttttttagacaCTTTATTTTAGCCAAACCCAGAAGTAGATCCAGCATCAAGGAGAGATAGAAGTCTTACCTTTATGTTACAAATTCCTTTTGAATTCACtaatggctttggcttaaaaaaaaaaaaaaaactgcatcaaaaactgcctgTGTGATTACAGCCTTCTAAAGCTTTGtcattgatatattttaatcaggatTCTGGTGATCACATTCAGTGACCACTTGAAATTACATAAACCTAGACTTGATCAAAAATAATAAATCTGAAAATCACAACCCTGCCTGGAAATCAAGCCTGTCCTCTGCCAACACATTAGGCCCTTCAATCCAATTAGGCATCAGACTTATGAAAAGCGGTTTACCTCAAAACGGCACAGATTTTTTCCAACACCTGTTTTACccgcaaaataaataaaaacacttgcagTGAAACAGAATGCCGACGTAGTTTTCGACATCAGTCACACCATGGCCCCCATGTGTGAACACAGTTTGAGGACAATCTAATGTTAGCCAGTCTGCCTTTAACAAGGTTAATGTGCCATGAGACAAAGCACACATCTCAGGCTGAATTTATGGACATGCACAGTCACCaaatcataatttttttaaaaacatctttAGGCCACAATCATACATGCAGTTATAATGCAGTTTTTGACACAGCTTTTTAAGCCAAAacacaggtaaaaaaaataaataaaagcatcaaacttttctttatattttccttCCTATTGAATCCATTTCTGgccttggctaaaaaaaaaaaaaaaactgagccaaaaacggcatcattACTTTATTTTTGGGATTTTATTCCCAGCCATTGAATAACGTTGGTTTCATTTTATGGGTGGGTATGATTATTGTCGATACTAaacgtgtaattttttttatattttaatacaaTTGCGCAATAAAAACTTTTATAAACATTTTATGACTTTACACATtccgagacccataacttttttgttccgTCGACGTGACCATAATATGACTTATTTACTGCGTGATAATAATTTAATGTAATGTAGTtcaatgtagaactaaggaggaacctcacCTTAACACACCTTCCAATTCACttcctaaattcattattacttacctgtgATAACACCTCCtgaaatttcctcctccacttcactcttacacggttgatcacCCCTGACCGAATCTTCTTCTGCTTTATTCTCCACTTTAATATTAggaagatcttccccctgatttcacatatgtaacaattcagagcAATACAGCAGAGACTGCGAATAATCtatcagatcaacataagaaacccccaaaatctttgaccacatctatgaccgcaggaccaaaaagctccacacccccctatatagatctggtatagggctcagcttcatctacctgatgattctctgggacattgtgattttcctctggacagtcctgggaatacagaggactgggacatctgtctggtggatttctcctactggatccatctgtaggaaacacacagtgactgaatacatgactactgtatatctgtctatatatcagacacttctctctacaccttACATTCCGACTTCTAGTAGGAACCTATCACTGCATTccaggaacactccacaagaccgTTCGTTCAGGAGATGACCCAGTCgtttagccatcacaatttgacccTTGTCAGTCgcacagatccttacacttgcccatttttcctgcttccaactaaTCAACTTCAGGAACCGACTATCAGGCGTCATTGTgacgagataatcaatgttattcacttcatctgttagttgtatatatatacatatacacaaaattAACCCTTAAGTACCAGACCATTATTAGTATTTAATTTTCTCTTTTCCACCCCGTTTCCAAGAACATAtctttttttatgcttttgttgacATGCACTGTAgtcatatgagagcttgttttttgcggtacgagttTAAATTCTGCAGTACATTATACgatgccattaaaaacaaaacGGTTAAATGGAAATATCAGCGTTATTTCCAATCCTGTCGGAGCGAAGTGtaagctctaatacacagctgactcCCAATAAGTCGGTGAGCCCGCACCATATCCTGCCCTCCCCCAAACCATGACATACATGTATGTTGCGTCTAAAGGGTTTAAAAAATCCCAGCCCGGTGATTCATTCTTTACTATCAACATGGGTCCTATCTATAAAGTCCTGTACGTTAATATAACTAGGCTTTACATTTTTGTTAAGTTCTTCCTATAAGAAGATCTAGAATAGTAGGGATAACAGAACCACTCTAGATATCATCTCTCTGGAAAAGTTGAAGAAGACTAACTAAGGTAAATGTGTGACGTTACCGTCTTTCTGTCAGCTAGTAGAGTAGAAATCACCTAATTGAGTCATTTTgtaggtcttccattttcttactattgcaccaacagttgtctcctcatgcagcgtcttacttatggttttgtagcccattccagccttgtgcaggtctatgatcttgtcccttacatccttagaaagctctttggtcgtgcccatgttgtagaggttagagtcagactgataaattgagtctgtggacaggagtc
Proteins encoded in this window:
- the LOC142663939 gene encoding uncharacterized protein LOC142663939 isoform X1, whose protein sequence is MEEWEYLEEHKDLYADVMMEDYRPRTSQDGSSRRNPPDRCPSPLYSQDCPEENHNVPENHQGEDLPNIKVENKAEEDSVRGDQPCKSEVEEEISGGVITENRSENSEENFMSSLNCKVEDEDIMQQSSGGKITTINVHPGLHSTDLAYNSTNHEEHSPDQSHIVTTSTAQKGGKRFQCGEQFTKTPGYFTHRRIHTGEKLYSCSECGKCFIGQSSLVRHQRIHKGEKPYLCSKCGKCFIHKSRLVTHERSHTGEKPYSCLLCGKCFTQKSSLVKHQRRHNGEKPYSCSECGKCFTDKSSLLIHETIHTGEKPYSCTDCGKSFIHKSRLVTHGRTHTGEKPYSCSLCGKCFIHKSNLVKHQRIHTGEKLNSCSECGKYFINKSDLVAHERIHTGEKPYSCSECGKCFTNKSHLVRHERIHTGEKPYSCSECGKSFINKLNLVKHERIHTGETDSCSECGKYFINKSDLVAHQRIHTGEKPYSCSECGKCFTNKSNLVAHERIHTRVKPYSCLECGKCFTNKSNVVRHERIHTGEKPYSCSECEICFITNAKLRDHQRSHTGEKPH
- the LOC142663939 gene encoding uncharacterized protein LOC142663939 isoform X2 → MSSLNCKVEDEDIMQQSSGGKITTINVHPGLHSTDLAYNSTNHEEHSPDQSHIVTTSTAQKGGKRFQCGEQFTKTPGYFTHRRIHTGEKLYSCSECGKCFIGQSSLVRHQRIHKGEKPYLCSKCGKCFIHKSRLVTHERSHTGEKPYSCLLCGKCFTQKSSLVKHQRRHNGEKPYSCSECGKCFTDKSSLLIHETIHTGEKPYSCTDCGKSFIHKSRLVTHGRTHTGEKPYSCSLCGKCFIHKSNLVKHQRIHTGEKLNSCSECGKYFINKSDLVAHERIHTGEKPYSCSECGKCFTNKSHLVRHERIHTGEKPYSCSECGKSFINKLNLVKHERIHTGETDSCSECGKYFINKSDLVAHQRIHTGEKPYSCSECGKCFTNKSNLVAHERIHTRVKPYSCLECGKCFTNKSNVVRHERIHTGEKPYSCSECEICFITNAKLRDHQRSHTGEKPH